tctgcttccctctgctctcttccaGATTGGTTGTATCTTCCCCCTTTGCTCCTGGAGCCAACCTTGCTGCCTCAGCCCCTTATTTACATTACTTCTCCATTTAGGCTTCCAGCAGATACCAACTAGAGATCTTAcgttttatttccaaaattttgggAGAGGGAATCTGATTGGCTCAGCTTGAATTAAGTGCCCACCACTAGTCTAAAAAGCTTTGATCCAGAGGGCAAGGTTAAGTCAGGCCCACTGATCTCTCAGTTGGAATAGGGATTGTCCAACAAAAAACATGGACAGGGCAGGTAAACTGACCACTGTGCCTGCTGTGGTGGGATTCTCTTGGCCTATCTCCCCCTCAGCTAATTTGCTCTCCTGGTTCCTACCTGTAGCACCATCTGCATTTCATCCAATGattccacaagcatttattgagtgttttccTTAAGCTAGTCACTAGGTTATAAGTTGGACATATAAAGATGGACAAAATGGCATTCCTGCCTCAGGGTTCTCAAAACCTACTGGTAGAAACGGTTACATAAACAGATAGCTACTGAATAATGTGATAGCCACTGTATAATGTGATACTCCTGTCACAGGGGTATGAACATGGTTaggagggaacagagaagagagtAAACTAACTCAGACTCTATAATACTTAGGAGTATATCATGCAGGAAGAATCCTGCATTTCCCGTAATGGTACTGGGCTCCAGGCTTTCTATTACATGCAAGAATTAGAGCAGAGAGTCATAATAAATCACTCGCATGAAAACATTCAATTATTGACTCAGAAGGCTACTGGAGGGAAACCAGAAAATCTTACGGTATGCTCTTGTGGTCTCATACAGTGACTGATACTCTGCCAGAGTTATTGACTCCACCTTcttaccttgatttttttttttttttaaagattggcacctgagctaacaactattgccaatcttctgttttttttcttttccttctgcttctccccaaagccccccagtacattgttgtatattctagttgtaggtccttctggctgatgctctgtgggacaccgcctcagcatggcctaatgagcggtgccatgtccacgcccaggatccgaacctgcgaaaccctgggctgccgaagtggagtgcatgaacttaaccacttggccatggggctggccccttcaccttctttttttttaagtttatttcattttatcacttttttttttagggagattagccctgagctaacatctgttctgagctaacatctgctgccaatccgcttcttgctgaggaagcctggccagccctgagctaacgtctgtgcccatcttcctccactttatatgtgggatgcccgccacagcatggcttgataagcagtgcgtaggtctacacctgggattcgaacccacaaaccccaggctgcctaagtggaaGGTGggaacttaagtgctgtgccaccaggctggtgtTTCCACCATCTGATAAAGGCATTATTGAGCTGGATATGGTCCAGGGAAGGCATGGAGAATGAACAAGAGGTTTTTGGGTGAATGGAGGGATGTGTAAATAAGAACCGTCCATGTAAGGgcctggcctggttgcatagtggtcaagtttatgtgctccacttcagtggccccgggtttgcaggttcagatcctgggcgcagacctaacaCCCTTGTCAGCCCACggtgtggtggcattccacataagacagaggaagcttggcacagatattagctcagctcagggacaatcttcctgaagcagaaagaggaggatttgcaacagatgttagctcagggccaatattcctcacagacacacacaaaaagaatcgTCTGCATAAGAAATACAGAAATCTGAAGGTGTAAATAGCAACACATGAATAGAAGGTGAATGTAGATGTTTTTCCCTATGTGTCCCAATACCAGAACTAGATAATAATAGAAAGTttggaatttataatttaaaattaaagaaccAGCAGTACTGCTATAGACTGTGGTGAGTTCAAGGAATTCATTGCCACACAAGAGGTCCAGGCTAATACTCCAAATGGATGaaggaagatttaaataaattataggtCTGTGGAGGACAGGTAGCAGCTCTGACAAAATATTCTTGACaaaatagaggggccggcctggtggcgcagtggttaagtgcacatgttctgcttcagcagcctggggttcaccggttcggatcctgggtgcagacatggcactgctcagagggccatgctgtggcatgcatcccacatataaagttgaggaagatgggcacggatgttagctcagggccagtcttcctcagcaaaaagaggaggattggcagcagatgttagctcaggactaatcttcctcaaaaaaatagaatGCAGGAGTGGAAAGAGCTAGTGAGCATCTGGCTACTTTATATTAGGTTCAGTCCAAAATTTACATCGCAAAGTACTGAAATGACTTGTAAATGTGATCACAGAACCACTGTCAATGACATTTGAGGAATCCTGGAGAATGGGGATGATGTCAGAAGTCTGGAGAAAGCCTactaactcctactcatccttcaagtcttgGCTTAATTATCACTTTCAGTTAAGCTTTTACCAAACCTCCAGTCTGGGTAAAGTCTCCTTGTTATATACACTCTCATAATGGGGTATTTTGCCTCTATAATGCTTATCATAGTTGTAACTAATTACTTATTTAGTCATTTATTGAATCTTTTGTTCTCTTGATTGTAAGCTCCTCATGGGCAGGATTGTGCCCCTTTTGCTCACCACTGTGTTCCCAATTCCTAGCATAgagtctggcatatagtaggcactcagtaaaatCAGTGAGTATGTTAATTTTCAGAATGTTGGGTGCTAGAAATGATATTCCATGAACCTAATGTCTGTTTCCTGAAGTATTATAGAGCAGGTTGGTGAAAATGTGAACTGTGATCATTTTCAAAGGAAGCAGGAATGagcaaacattcattcatttttatttggtgCCAGCATTTTTAGCTTTGAAGGTCTTGCCCCTTCTGCCTTGCTGTTTCCTTGCACATTTCATTGGTataatatttctgtttttgaGCTAGTAGTCACATTCATCTTCTTCAACATTATAGAATTTCTCTAGCCTGAGGATTCTTTCCTTGCTAGGAACAGTCTTACTAAGACAAGATGATGAAGTTGACATTACGATCTGTAGTTCTATAAACCTTGACCAAAAGTTCATCACCTTGACCTTTCCTTGttcatcttcttttccttctgtagcGTTGCATTCTTTCCTTTACATATCGGGGACCATGTCTTTATCGAGGAAGATTGTGTGGTCAACGCAGCTCAGATTGGCTCTTACGTTCACGTTGGCAAGAACTGTGTGATTGTGAGTATGGTGACTTGGCTGGCTGAGCCACCTCGCTTCCCTCCAGCTCCTGTCCCTCACATCAGTGGGCCTCTGCTACTGTGACCAAGCACGGTAGACATAGTGTCTCATCTGCTGCTCTACTGAAACTGTTATTggattttgagtttttttctagGCATTAATAATCATGATTAACCTTTATTCAGCCTCTTCCATATGATGTTAAActcttttctttgattatttcatttaatcctcacaaccatccaGCGGTAGTGGATACCATTATTAcccctatttgcagatgagaagacCAAAGACCTTAGATATTAGGGCGTTTGACAaggctagtaagtggtagagctgggatttgaacccgagCAGTATGAATAGCCATGGTGCCATATGGCCTACCTATTGCTTTACTCAAGGATCTTACAGAATAGTGGGATGAGAGGATCTGAAGGGTGAGTTGAAATTGGCTTATAGACAAGGGGAGGATGGGCATTTCGGGAAAGAGATGGGCATGTGCAAGGGTCAGAGTCACCAAAGGGCATGATGTTAGGGAAACTACAGGTAGTTCAGGATGATGGGCATGCAGGGTACAAGTGGGCTCCTTGCTCAGCAGAACCTGTAAGACCCTGGTCTACAGGAGCCTAGGCATCAGTTTGTTCAATCCGATCAAGGCTCTACAGGGTTGGATTTCTTGGTATTTCATAGATGAAGAGCTTGATTTCACTTAGGATTCATGAGAACATCCTGGGTGAGAATGTTAATGATTAGAGCTGAACTGCCTAAATGTTTAGGGAGAATGTTTcctgcattttaaatttataccTCAGACTAGATTTTAGGAAAAGCCAAgacttttttcatgtttttacatGGCTGATCCCATTAATACAGAGCCAGCTCTCTGCTCTGCATAAGACTCAGACCCTAAAGTATCAAAACCTTGCAGAAACCATGCAGTCACCTTCCAGAAGTCATGAGGGCACAGCAAGGATGGATGGTGCAATGGAGAACCACACTGCTGCAAAAAACATTCCAATCTGACTTGTTACTCAGAATTAAGGGAAGTAGTTCTTTTGCCAAATATTCTCATCCGGAGGAGTTCCTTGTTATGTATTAGACAGAAAGTCTTTGGTTCAGCCTGAtgttggaggaagggagaagataGTGAAATCCATCCTCTCTTCTCACTGACTGTTTGGCAAAAGCTGGCTTTGCAGTCACAGCTGTGTGGTTCTGCTATTTTCCTCAGCAAAGTGAAGACATCACCATGGTGCTTTAGCCCTGTTCTGTATCCTCCAGGCAAAATGTCTGAAGGGTTAAAATCCAAATGCTCTTCCCAATGCTTAGGGAAATTCAGTCCTATTCTTAGGTCCTCTGCTTTTTGTACTGCTTTTCAATACATCAGTTCATTGTTCAATATCAGCAGGACTTATTTGCTGAGCCTTACAAATTCTCAAGTAATCTCTCAGGAGAAAGATCCTTTTAGAAGTCTAGAATCTCAATGCTAGCAGGAACTCTTTTAGAGTTTAGCTGTCCCCATCAGGTCCAGATCCTTCCTATAGCAGCATCCCATGTTATAGTCTAACTTCTCTTTGGATATGTGAAGGTGTGGGTGTTGATCAGAATTGCCCGAATGCCAGCAGGAAACGCCTAACAGGCAATACTAATAGGCACTGTTATTGTCTGtgagttttacatttattatttccaatccTGACAGCGTCCCTGCAGGTTTGGTTTTAcatcctatttcacagatgaggaaaccaaggctcagagatgctaaataacttgcctaaggagATATAGGTAGCTGTCATACTAGCAACATGTAGTTCTTGACTCCTCCTTGGGAAAGTGttcaggaaagaataaagaattagTTTCAGCTTTTAACCTCCTCAGCTATTGCCAATGCATTCATGCCTGAGAAGTacctgcatttttaattttgctgctATTTAATTGATTGGTTTGCCCAGAATGCTTGAAAACCCAATTAAGCATCATTTCCCTGAGTAGGCAGAATGGCCAACTAGTGGACAAAGCAGGTGAAAACAGGCTGTGTGGTGGCTAGTGGTGCACAGTGAAAAGATTCACCTCCACTCTTCTTTTCCAGGGCCTTTGTCTGTGGATCCTTGTATGTGAAGGGATCATGCCTCATGCAGCACATTCTCCTTCCTTTTACTCAGTGCCCCTGTGCATAGTCTGAGTTATTAGGAGTTTAGGTGTCATAGTTCATCTTTGAGTTAATTTGGGAGTCACCAGGGAACTGGCCAGCTGCCGTATTTTTGAAATTGCCGATAGCAGATAATTGGTGGAAGACAACTTTCCAAGGAGGaatgaagagctgcaggcataaCTTGTTTCTGAGCAAAAAGTGTTGCCAAGTGTTGCCAAAGCTATTATCCACCCAGCTGGAGGAAGCTTAATAGCCGCTTAAGAAATTCAGACCTTAGAGatataagctttttaaaaaaattcctttggcAATCTACCTGGAAATACATGTGATTTGGGTTTTGAAGAGTGAGGAAAATTTGAACACAACCAAATCAAAGTATGTTTCATAGTCTTTGGTAAAATCTGAGATCTGGATGGATTAGCATTGTCCTGGTATTTGTTAGGAGTTCCACATTCCCGGACAGGTATATTTTCTCAGATCATCTGACTGGAACACAAGTGACCTTACAGGCCCTGGTGATGTAAACACAGTCAACGAAGACCACaactttcatttattcagcaaataatcTGAGGCACAACGTTAAGCTTTATACAGAAGCCTCTCCTTTCCCTTAACCCATGAAACAAGTGACTCTCCAGACCTTATTTCTTGCTCTCAAAATGCCATGGGTGATGGCAGTGTTGAAAACTGATGGCAGTGGATAAAGTCAAGCATAAGATTCAGCCTAAACCTTCAAGGAACTACCACTCACCTGTGGGAGAAGAAATGACCCAATAACTTCATGTCCAAATGCGTTTGTCAGGACTTATCCAGTTGGAGttgacaaaggaacaaacaaaccATAAACTCGTAGATGTAAAATGGAACGTATTGGCTGACATAAACCAAGAGGACAGAAGTACATCCTAATTTCATGCACAAATGGCTCCAGGAGTTCAATTGATGTCATGAGAATTAGTCtccatctctttttgttttcccctgGGAGGTTCTCAAGGCAGGTTCTTCCCTCATGGAAACAAGGTGGTTTTTCAGGCTTCTGTCTTATCTTCTAAAAACTTCATTGGAAAGAGCTTCTTTTCCAAGTAGTCCCAGCAGAAGCCCTAATGTTGAGATTCATCAGACCAGTTTGGCTCATATGCTGACTCTAAAGCACTGTGGCCAGGCTTGGAGTTTGGGGTTTGGGATGGGAGGTGAAGCACATGGACTAAGATACAGTACAGGTGGTTCCCAAGGAAAATATAGGCTCCATTTCCAGAAGAAAGGGTAATGGATGTTGGACAAGCAGAACGACAGATGTccacaaaattacaaaaataaaataaaattaagtagaaCTCTTGGAAGACCAAATTTCACATAGTCTGTAATGTCTAAGATAACCTGAACTGTCCCCAGCATACAAGCCCCTCCCCaaatgtgcacacgcacacatgcacattgacatccctgcctcctgctcctccttgtcAGGTACCACCTGAAGTAGGGAATTGCAGCCACACCTCTTATCACTGTCCCTTGCTATTATATAATATCACAAATGGAGAAGATATAAAATAGCCTTCCACACAGCACACTAGACAACTTTTACTCCCATTTCCTGCTATTTCCTATTAACAAGATTTTCATTTCAGGGGCGTCGATGTGTGTTGAAAGACTGCTGCAAAATTCTTGACAATACAGTATTACCCCCAGAAACTGTGGTCCCACCATTCACCGTCTTCTCAGGCTGCCCAGGTAACTTTGGGTGTTGATTATTAAAACTCAAGTTTATTTTCCATCACAAAAATAACGTATGCAATTTCTGTCTCTGACAATATGTGGTTCTAGCTAACTTAAAAATTCTCCTGCTATAAAGTACCTAGAAATGCTATCTAAAATATAGCaagtatctttttaaatgcataatttGGTTCACAAGGAAATTATTGAGGATCAGAAGCAAAGAGGAAACTAAACCCACACTATAAGCATACTTAGGTTGATGCGTTTTCATAATAGAGTGGTTTAGGATTTGATCCTTGTGTGGCGATGAGAGGTAAAGCCTTGCCTCcacacatggcagagagagcctCTTGAAGGGTCATCCTTCAATAAAAAGTTGCTGTAGAACAAATCTGCCACCAGCACAGGAAAAGTTCAAAGAAGCGTGTCTCTCTAGGCCTTGGCTctggatggaaaaagaaaaagtctctcCAGAGAATTCTAACTATGGCCTTACCCTCACATTGGTTGGGAGTTTGAACTTGTACTTCCCACACTGTCCAGGAACGCCCAAACTGAAAAGTTAACATGAAACATGGTCTAAGACCACTGTTAGCTTTGGGACACCAGAGGGAAGCAAATACATCACCTCTTGACCTTGGCTGACGGAATGCCCACAGGTAAAGCCCCTCGTGAGCTCAGAGCTCCAAATTGTAAAACATGTGAGCCAACAGAGGAAATACGTGTTCATCTTAGGAAGCTTGGAAAATGCTGAAAAGCAGAAGGGAGACGAGAACTTCACAGTCCCCCTCACCCCAAGACAGTTTCTCTCTTCTGCGTACTGTTTTACGCAGTGGAAGTCATGTAGCATCTACAGAGGCACATCACAGATTCACAGATGGAAGATGATAtgaagagggagatttgacaaTAGATGATATCTACCACAGGTGGtttaattgtttttccatttaaaaaaaaatctcattactCAGATCATTGAATATGAGTTTCAAAGATGTCCAGATCATCCACTCAGATTCTTTGGGAGAAAGTGGCCATTCTGCTGTTTCGTGCATCTCTGCTTTtgccaaagaggaagaaaggacttCCGTTTAGTTATTCTCCCCATCTTGGGTTCCCACTGTGAGAAAGTTTCACTGTTCTTAGCAAGCGCTAGAGCAGAACGGCCCCAACAGTTGTTGTAAATGATTGTCACACAAGCATCTGGCCTGAGATGAGAAGGCTATTGCCAGGGAGGTATTTTAATCTCTTTCACCTTCTTCAAGGTCCTTAGAACCAACTAGTTATGGTTGTTGAGCACTGATGGCAGAAGGCAGGGAAGCACTGCTTGGTATTTGAAATCCAAATAAACACTATGTTTGGAGGTTCTGATGGAGGATTCAAACTGCTGCACCTTAGAGATTGttgtataaatgaagaaactgagggcaaGAGAGGTGGGTTGTCCAAGGTGTCAGAGCTGGTTAGTGGGAAAGCCTTGACTAGCACTGAAGACCCCTAATTTAGAGACTAGTACTTTTTACACTGTGGTAAGATACtttccatgtttattttatatagtttcaCCAACAAAGGCTAACCATCTAAATATTGCTAATGGCAATCTCCATCTTGAATAAAGAGACATGGGGTTGCAGGAAAACTGGCACATTTTTGAAGGGCTCCACTGCATGAAACTGAGTCATGAAACAAGATGAAAGGCAAACTACCCAGAAAGGATCTGGGTCAGGAATCAAAAACTCAGGTGCCTGTAGGAGCCAGGCAGATCAGTAAATGATAGCAATGATAGCCTGTCATAGCTGTTTAAGAATACAGGCCTAATATTATGAGATCTTCCGATGTTTCATGAGGAgctaaaaatctgaatttttatgtactatctctgaatttttaaatgttggctactaatttttaaaaagattaaatactgTATAGACCAGACATATGTTTGCAAATCTAACATGGGCTGCTAATTTGTAAAAGGTGCCTATgggaattttgtatttttttagacCATTTTTTCTATCCTAcctgttattttctctctctatatatacaactgcatgtctgtttttgtatgtaTATGAGTGTAAAGGTATgtgagtgtatgtatgtgtacatatttgtgtatgtaATATGGATATATGAAACTGTTTATAgtatataaacagaatcacacTATTCTGTTTGGAAATTTGCTTTCTTAACATATATCTTGGGCATGTTTTGTTGTCAGTATCTAGAAACTCACCTCTTTCCTTTTAATGGTTACGCGTTTTTCATTGCCTAAATGTACCATAATATAACTAATCAATCCCCTAGTATAATAGATCATTAGAAGTTGTACCTGGTTTTTCACGATTAGAAACTTTGCTGCAGtaacagtgtatgagagtgccTCTTTCCCAGAAATTCTTAAGTATGATCGCCCTATCTCTAGTCTTTCTGGAGGACATTTGGGGTCTACTACCATCCTTGATTTGTCTGTATCTAGCATGTTCGAGCATTGGATTCAgtttcattgtgtgaatatcagGGAAGTTTCTCAGCTCAAGAGCACTCACTTTGCCTTGCCCAATAGGTGTCACACCAGAATCAGGATGGACAAACCCTTGTTGAGAACAACCTCTTGTAGTCAGAGATGCCTGAACTCTTCAGATTATGCAATAATATGCTAACCTCTTTCACCTGGAATATACTTCTCCATTTTGGGACCAGTATTATTTGtttccctcacacacacaaattcaaaaCATCTGGAAGAGATCATCAGTAGAAATATTCTCTTAGAACCAAAGATGGAAAACCTAACATTTAGACTCTCATGACTAAAGAAAAGAGCCCTCTAGGAGTTTAAACAGAAATCAGAGTTCCAGGCCTCCCCTGGCTCCTGTGGTTGACAAGGTCTTTCTTTTCCCAGGACTCTTCTCAGGGGAGCTCCCAGAATGTACCCAGGAGCTGATGATTGACGTCACTAAGAGCTACTACCAGAAGTTTTTGCCCTTGACCCAGGTCTAACGTCTCTGCCTCATGTGTTGAATTTGCTTGAGCTCAAAGATGAACTTGGGGACGAAGTGAGCCTGTCAGCATCTACAAAGAGGTCTTGTGTCTTTGATACCTTCCACCCTTccgtttttgttgttgttagtttttttgtttaattctttagAATTTCTCAATCCTTCCAGGCTTGAAGCTCTTACGACTTTAATAACAGAGCGTCTGGAGGAGTTGTCTCCAGATGCTGTGCTTAAACCTTATCTATTAGCAGTCACTTCATACCATTATCTGTGGAACACAGAATCATCTGTTCCCAACACTCCCACCCCTTGGTCCTGAAACAGGCCTGCAGAACAGAGCTCTCTGTTCCAGCGTGGAGGGTGTCAAGCCGGTGTGCTGCTCATGGCCATGAGCTCCCCAGTGTGAACACCACTCATACGGAGTACTCTCAGCTTTCCTGCTGCTAACGCATTTGGCCAGTTGCTCATAATCTTGGGAAAAAAGTATTCACAACCTTTCAGAGCTCAGATTCCTGTTGGCCACTAAAACTTGAAGTGAGGGGTGGttagtatttttcttcttccgAAAATGACCTTAACTGTCATTTTAACCCAGGGTGACTAATAAAGGACTTTCTAGCATTCTGTTCTAGGGCCTTTGGCTTTCACTGAAAGGGGGGCCCTCAGCACCCAGATTTTATTTTGGCCAAGGCCCAGGTTTGAGTCTCCCATGTGGTAGACTAGTCTGGCAGCCACTCCTTGCCTTGGTAATTTGGGGGCAGCAGTATATGCCTTATTTCATTGAAGATGTAGGATTTATAACACTTTAACCCACCCTTTATGTGCAGTAAACCTCACAGTTCAGACCAGAATATCTGTACTCGGGCCCAGTCATCTATCTATACGAGGGCCTCTTAAAATCCTTCTGTGGGCGCAGAGCCCCGAGGAGTGAATGAAGTTGCCAGTGCTCTTCTTACCGTCTCCCTCTGGGTAATAGCACAACCCTACCTGGTTCTGCCCTGCCCTCTTGGTTTAGAAGGAAGATTTAGAAGTGAAGGCCTGAGAGGTTGGCCTTGTGTAATACTCTGACTCTGCTGTGAATAGGGTAGGACAATTCAGTCTTGAAGGTTGGGATCTAGCAGGAGCCGTCTTGAATTAATATCTGTTTGTGGGGTTTGCAAGACCAGCTATGTATAATTATCTCCACTAGTTCAATGTAAAACTGCTTTCtggtttgtcctttttttatgtttgtaCATTAAAAGATTGACACATGCAACAAGCCATTTAAGGTGATCACTCCCCACCTCCAGCGATGGCTACCTGTATTCCTTGGGCACTTACTTCACTGTGTGCCTGCTGCCCTTCTGCGGGCTTGACATTCACCAGCCTGCTTATGGCTCACACAGCCCTAAGGTGgatgttattcccattttacagatgagaaataaacTCAAAGATATTAGAGAACTTGGTCCACTCCATACAGTGAAGAAGTGGTTGGCCCAGGAGTCATACCCATGTCTGTCTGGATCCACAGCCCATGCTCTCCATCTCTGCCCTGAGATGGATCACATCTGCCATGCGTCCTCTCTGATACCAGCAGTCTGTGACGATTGCAGGGTTCGGGTTTTTTTGTCATATGCTGGCGTCTCCCCCAGTTCCCTTCCCTTCTTGTGCCACCAAAAAGGTGACTCTGGAATTGGCAAAGCTAGATGCTCTCTAGGCTAACCTCTTTCTCACTAGAGAAATCTTCTGGGGCATGTCTAACAGGTTACCATTGGCCTATGTTTGAATACTTCCAAAAGGAAGCTTGCCACTTTATGGACTAACTGTCcggtttttggggggttttttttgttttttgttttttttttgaggaagattagccctgagctaacatctgctgccaatcctcctctttttgctgaggaagactggccctgagctaacatccgtgcccatcttcctctattctgtatgtgggacacttaccacagcatggcttgccaagcggtgccatgtccacacccgggatccgaaccagcaaaccctgggctgctgaagtggaatgtgcaaacttaatcactgcaccaccaggctggccccgtccattttcttttttaacatattctttgtGAATAAATTTGTGTAACTTATTCTTTGTGTAACTTATTCTTTATTCTAATGTGAacctttactgagatataattgacatataatttttttgactattttgttGGTGAACAaccaaaattaagagaaagtagGAGTGTTTTTGAACTTCGTAAacagtttaaaaatcttttttttaagatgttatttttcctttttctcccaagtcccccagtacatagttgtgtgtttttagttgtgggtccttctagttgtggcatgtgggatgatgcttcagcatggcttgatgagcggtgccatgtccatgcccaggattcgaaccggcgaaaccctgggccgccaaagcagagcacgtgaacttaaccacttggccacagggccggccctaagtttaaaaatctttaattcaAGTACATGATTCCAAAAATCTAATCCAATTAGTAAGGAAGGGACACATAATGAAATAGATCTTCCCAATCCAGCGCCCCAGTTCCATGTTCTACTTCTCAGAGGCAACTGCTCTGAACAGTTTTTGGTCTGTCCTACTGGAGATAGCCTGTGCCTGCACAAGcagatatatatatctatacactgGCCTCTCGGAATTCACACAAATGCAAGCACACGCTAGATATGCTGTTCTGTACCTTGCTGCTTTTACTTACTGCATCTTAGAGATTGTTCCGTATTGGCACACACAGGTGATAAAAATAGTGGTCGCTACCATTTATAGTGTTTACCAACTACCAGGTACTCGTCTCAgttctttacatttattgattcctttaatgctcacaacaagcATGAAGTAGGTACAGTTATCCTCCCCAAGGAACAGAGGTTAAGTGTGTGCCCAAAATTATACAGCTAATGTGACAGTGAATCCAGGTGTTCTGGCTCTAGAGGCCGTTCTTTTATCACGATGcaggaacccccccccccccgtacaatACCTTTCCTTGCCCCAGCTTGTGTCATCTGGCCAGCCCTGACTGTAcagaaagctgagaaaggggGCATTTTGCTTTTTCAGGCAGGGAAGGACAAAGGGGGTTGGGCACGAGTATTGGGCGAACCGCCCGACGGTGTCTGCCGCAGGCGGCAAGCCTAGTGTGCCTCTGAGGAGACCTTCTCTTTGCACTGTGCCGTGTCGTCTGTAGCTGCAGTTGTGGTCTGACTAGATAAATGGGGTAAGTTCCTTGGG
This region of Equus quagga isolate Etosha38 chromosome 7, UCLA_HA_Equagga_1.0, whole genome shotgun sequence genomic DNA includes:
- the DCTN5 gene encoding dynactin subunit 5, with product MELGELLYNKSEYIETASGNKVSRQSVLCGSQNIVLNGKTIVMNDCIIRGDLANVRVGRHCVVKSRSVIRPPFKKFSKGVAFFPLHIGDHVFIEEDCVVNAAQIGSYVHVGKNCVIGRRCVLKDCCKILDNTVLPPETVVPPFTVFSGCPGLFSGELPECTQELMIDVTKSYYQKFLPLTQV